One Purpureocillium takamizusanense chromosome 12, complete sequence DNA window includes the following coding sequences:
- a CDS encoding uncharacterized protein (EggNog:ENOG503P800~COG:Q) has product MANNMTYLITGANRGIGRQLTTNLLLRPRTTVVATVRNPADETSQSLLSLPRADSSALIVLPLNDADPSIDSTSLAARLAVASEKEQMSLSVKHIDVVVANAGAAAEFQCVLDTSPEAARSCFEVNAIGPLKLFQACWPLLARSAREGGSKFVLISSSAGSIAGIGMELPPIVAYGMSKSAANWLAKKISVEFQDQGLNVGVIQPGWVKTDMGQRSAEAVGFKEPPMTVEDSARHVLEQIDNLSKETTHGKFINFDGQVLPW; this is encoded by the exons ATGGCGAATAACATGACCTATCTCATTACGGGGGCGAACAGAG GCATCGGAAGGCAACTGACGACCAACCTTTTGCTCCGCCCGCGCACAACTGTCGTTGCAACCGTTCGCAACCCGGCCGACGAAACCTCGCAATCGCTGCTGTCCCTCCCCAGGGCCGACTCCAGCGCGCTCATTGTCTTGCCCCTCAATGACGCTGACCCGTCCATCGACAGCACGTCACTCGCAGCTCGGCTGGCCGTTGCCTCTGAAAAGGAGCAGATGTCGCTGTCTGTCAAGCacatcgacgtcgtcgtcgcgaatGCTGGCGCGGCAGCCGAGTTCCAGTGCGTGCTCGACACGAGCCCCGAAGCTGCGAGATCCTGCTTCGAGGTCAACGCAATTGGGCCTCTGAAGCTGTTCCAGGCGTGCTGGCCGCTTCTCGCCAGGAGCGCacgcgagggcggcagcaagTTTGTGCTCatctcgagctcggcgggcagcaTCGCGGGCATCGGGATGGAGTTGCCCCCCATCGTAGCCTATGGGATGAGCAAGTCGGCGGCCAACtggctggccaagaagatAAGCGTCGAGTTCCAGGACCAAGGGCTCAATGTCGGCGTAATTCAACCAGG ATGGGTCAAGACAGACATGGGCCAGCGCAGTGCAGAGGCAGTGGGCTTCAAGGAGCCGCCCATGACGGTCGAGGACAGCGCCAGGCATGTTCTCGAGCAG ATTGACAACTTGTCCAAAGAGACGACGCACGGCAAGTTCATCAACTTCGATGGCCAGGTGCTACCGTGGTGA